A single window of Salmo salar chromosome ssa21, Ssal_v3.1, whole genome shotgun sequence DNA harbors:
- the LOC106581916 gene encoding FERM and PDZ domain-containing protein 4 isoform X3 — MRRDPVLGFGFVAGSEKPVVVRSVTPGGPSEGRLTPGDEIIMINDEPVSSAPRERVIDLVRSCKESIVLTVVQPYPSPKSAFISAAKKAKLKSNPVKVRFAEEVIINGQVPESVKDNSLLFMPNVLKVYLENGQTKSFKFDSNTSIKDVILTLQEKLSVKSIEHFSLMLEHRNEGSASKLMILHEQEMLTQVTQRPGAHKMKCFFRISFVPKDPVDLLRRDAVAFEYLYVQSCNDVVLERFGSELKYDTALRLAALQMYILTINTKQSQKVSLKYIEKEWGLALFLPPAVLSSMKEKNIKKALTHILKTNQNLVPPGKKLSALQAKVHYLKYLSDLRLYGGRVFKSILLQGEKHTEVTLLVGPRYGISHVINTKTNLVALLADFSHVNRIEMYTEDEKNVRVELHVLDVKPITLLMESTDAMNLACLTAGYYRLLVDSRRSIFNMAKTGNADTGHDCRVKQNYQAIEWAYSTSFRGCEEHQHHNNQRCTSREPSSNRDSDCMDHGRSESDMSPVYITEIQQPPQNNMHMAERVDTRGGTRGPTHPQPYLCAPRPKAQDSPRSAKVSFIFGDPPLDSVNPQNLGYQRLMDEVPEVLHDNSPMYERLEEDYKSKDPMGIDGEGYPYGAKIFGNTECIEEPLLHDICYADTTDADEDEDDISCEEDMGLMGDLDKATFLSLSGSSDDIIDLTSLPPPPEGKDEEDNEDVLLHSLNLAIAAPPPGFRDSSDEDEQHGGAQGHVRKGQGTRDDIPVSLIDSVPTQGEEGPEVEGALDDAVVSTLQALEALAASEEQSPHPQSENSTGVEISRAFSPESSSDSGNETNSSEMTESSELVAAQKLSETHLRLYVATAEGYHTLTEEKTEFPITPCEGKVALAIKQNPQETWEGGEEEEEGAKSSAVSSTQILHSDGGEMEPETMETKSLTDYFNKLHMGSVMRKQPGKPSDTEGRIQGDNDDSTEKRHSNIQNSNRGDPPKYNSDPPKYNAILREPPYMNQFELGRTPYPYREKPPRYHQPPENKMADNLSPDCVSDSQASHSDRGTIKGDKQDSNERSLRLDSHSRSPAKVPHSSEEANLPSSDPQQQQTRVPSAEQDVTRLHEYHLSKRMSLLQGSEGIHSLQSSQCSSIDAGCSSGSSSCVTPMDSPLCTGENMHLLSESSLKGLGYISGEEKAYGTQGQGTQQGKARHQTIDPTLLRKIHAATSAEPGFGTIRGDGCHRMPKIKETTACTQLETAAGEDSSSALSNEVNATATTTSPPSLTSSSSTESNVPSATKQQGCPCTEPIPCRAQAFPSSLYPCDPITGSLRKPPQQRGRMLRRSCSSITPGSRSLEALLEKTKATLSGRSAQTVQSPDDPSKPQRRFSFSKTLSKSLSQGSVWSVRSVSSQSSGRRLFRGSSIMLPASLDAKQLQAVPPPRLDSSTWMRCHGPFTHCFPKRKTNTDDDDDDDEVGGGAGEIPTSQPFSGGQKAQSLPTSPSVDAENTVSLYASGSEPSAVAEQLNMASGVTVSGMSLEAKLSRVNLLKGKTYTLPQGFSDAQRDALDMMGLVRSGVCQGGGQRSEVSESDLWRFSQLLSMEALELGSACNHMALVQGSPQETLLTLTHSFHTVCCLTQACMSLVEGLSPESRQREVVAKVDEVVMNYVCLLQAAETALDSSPDDQSVNALTRHSTTMCAIVNRLSHSLTTLYK, encoded by the exons ATGAGACGAGATCCAGTCCTGGGCTTTGGCTTTGTGGCAGGCAGTGAGAAACCTGTGGTGGTCCGGTCAGTCACACCAG GAGGTCCCTCTGAGGGCAGACTGACCCCAGGAGACGAGATCATCATGATTAATGATGAGCCGGTTAGCTCCGCCCCCAGGGAGAGGGTCATCGACCTCGTCAG GAGCTGCAAGGAATCCATTGTTTTGACAGTGGTTCAACCGTACCCA TCTCCCAAATCTGCGTTCATCAGTGCAGCCAAGAAGGCCAAGTTAAAGTCTAATCCAGTGAAAGTCCGCTTTGCAGAGGAGGTCATCATTAATGGACAGGTCCCA GAATCTGTGAAGGACAACTCTCTACTCTTCATGCCAAATGTTCTGAAGGTGTACCTGGAGAACGGACAGACCAAATCCTTCAAGTTTGACAGTAACACATCCATTAAG GATGTCATCTTGACCCTGCAAGAGAAGCTCTCCGTTAAGAGTATTGAACACTTCTCGCTGATGCTGGAGCACAGAAACGAGGGCTCGGCCAGCAAACTCATGATCCTCCACGAGCAGGAGATGTTAACTCAG GTGACACAGAGACCAGGGGCACACAAGATGAAATGCTTCTTCCGCATCAGCTTTGTCCCAAAGGACCCCGTTGACCTGCTCAGGAGAGATGCAGTCGCATTTGAATACCTCTATGTTCAG AGCTGTAATGACGTGGTGCTGGAGCGATTTGGGTCAGAGCTGAAATACGACACGGCCCTGCGTCTGGCTGCCCTGCAGATGTACATCCTCACCATCAACACCAAGCAGTCACAGAAAGTCTCGCTCAAATACATTGA GAAGGAGTGGGGTTTGGCACTGTTTCTCCCTCCTGCAGTACTGTCCAGCATGAAAGAGAAGAACATCAAGAAAGCCCTAACACACATTCTCAAAACCAACCAGAATCTGGTACCTCCTGGAAAAAAG CTGTCAGCATTACAGGCCAAGGTCCACTATCTGAAGTATCTCAGTGACCTGAGACTGTACGGAGGACGGGTTTTTAAATCTATACTGCTG CAAGGAGAGAAGCACACAGAGGTAACCCTTCTAGTTGGTCCAAGGTATGGCATCAGTCATGTGATCAACACCAAGACTAACCTGGTTGCGCTGCTGGCGGACTTCAGCCACGTCAACCGCATCGAGATGTACACAGAGGATGAGAAGAACGTCAGGGTAGAGCTACATGTTCTGGATGTGAAG CCCATCACTCTGCTAATGGAGTCCACTGATGCGATGAATCTGGCCTGTTTGACTGCTGGATACTACAGACTACTAGTGGACTCTCGCCGTTCCATCTTCAACATGGCAAAAACAGGGAACGCAGACACCG GCCATGACTGCAGAGTAAAGCAGAACTATCAGGCTATAGAGTGGGCGTACAGCACCTCCTTTAGAGGGTGTGAGGAGCACCAGCACCACAACAACCAGCGGTGTACGTCCAGGGAGCCCTCCTCTAACAGAGACTCAGACTGCATGGACCATGGGAGGAGTGAGAGTGACATGTCCCCCGTCTATATCACTGAGATCCAGCAGCCGCCCCAGAACAACATGCACATGGCAGAGAGGGTAGATACCAGAGGGGGGACCAGAGGCCCAACACACCCCCAGCCCTACCTCTGTGCCCCCAGACCCAAAGCCCAGGACTCCCCCCGCAGTGCCAAGGTCTCCTTCATCTTTGGGGATCCACCGTTAGACAGTGTGAACCCCCAGAACCTTGGCTACCAGAGGCTGATGGACGAAGTCCCAGAGGTTCTACATGACAACAGCCCCATGTATGAGCGACTAGAGGAGGACTACAAGAGCAAGGATCCCATGGGGATAGACGGGGAGGGCTATCCGTACGGCGCCAAAATCTTCGGCAACACCGAGTGCATTGAGGAGCCGCTGCTGCACGACATCTGCTACGCCGACACCACGGACGCCGACGAGGACGAGGATGACATCAGCTGCGAGGAGGACATGGGGCTGATGGGGGATCTGGACAAGGCCACGTTCCTCTCGCTCTCAGGGTCCAGCGATGACATCATCGACCTGACCTCCCTGCCCCCGCCGCCAGAGGGTAAAGATGAGGAGGATAACGAGGATGTATTGCTTCACTCCCTCAACTTGGCCATCGCAGCCCCACCCCCAGGCTTTAGGGACAGCTCTGATGAGGATGAGCAGCACGGAGGGGCCCAGGGGCATGTCAGAAAGGGCCAGGGGACCCGTGACGATATCCCTGTATCCCTCATAGACTCAGTCCCCACACAGGGGGAGGAGGGCCCAGAGGTGGAGGGGGCCCTGGACGATGCTGTGGTGTCCACCTTACAGGCACTGGAGGCCCTTGCGGCTTCTGAGGAGCAGAGCCCACACCCACAGTCAGAAAATAGCACAG GTGTAGAAATATCAAGGGCCTTTAGCCCCGAGTCCTCATCGGACTCTGGCAACGAAACTAACTCCTCAGAGATGACGGAGAGTTCAGAGCTGGTCGCTGCCCAGAAACTCTCTGAAACCCATCTGAGACTCTATGTGGCCACTGCTGAGGGCTACCACACTCTGACTGAGGAGAAAACAGAGTTTCCCATAACACCTTGTGAAGGAAAGGTCGCCCTGGCCATAAAGCAGAACCCTCAGGAGAcctgggaggggggggaggaggaggaggagggggccaAGTCCTCAGCTGTGTCCTCCACCCAGATCCTCCACtcagatgggggagagatggagccAGAGACCATGGAGACCAAGTCCCTCACCGACTATTTCAACAAACTGCACATGGGCTCTGTGATGAGAAAGCAGCCAGGGAAGCCGAGTGACACTGAGGGCAGGATTCAGGGAGATAACGATGACTCAACAGAAAAACGACACAGCAACATCCAGAACTCAAATAGAGGGGATCCACCCAAATATAATTCAGACCCACCCAAATATAATGCTATTCTAAGGGAACCTCCATACATGAACCAATTCGAATTGGGGCGAACACCCTATCCGTATCGAGAGAAGCCCCCAAGATATCACCAGCCTCCTGAAAACAAAATGGCAGACAATCTTTCCCCAGACTGTGTGAGTGATTCACAAGCCTCGCACTCTGATAGGGGAACAATTAAGGGAGATAAGCAGGACTCAAATGAGAGAAGCCTGCGGTTAGACTCTCATTCCCGCTCCCCCGCCAAAGTCCCCCACAGTAGTGAGGAAGCCAATTTACCCAGCAGCGACCCACAGCAGCAGCAGACGAGGGTCCCCTCAGCCGAGCAGGATGTTACACGGTTACACGAGTATCACCTGAGTAAGCGCATGTCATTGTTACAGGGCAGCGAGGGCATCCACTCCCTCCAGAGCTCCCAGTGCTCCTCCATAGATGCTGGCTGCAGTTCAGGAAGCAGTAGCTGTGTCACTCCCATGGACTCTCCCCTCTGCACTGGAGAAAACATGCATCTGCTCTCAGAGTCTTCCCTCAAGGGGCTGGGCTATATTAGTGGGGAGGAGAAGGCCTATGGCACCCAAGGCCAGGGGACACAGCAGGGCAAGGCTAGACATCAGACCATAGATCCCACCCTGCTGAGGAAAATCCACGCAGCCACCAGTGCCGAGCCTGGATTCGGTACCATACGAGGAGATGGCTGCCACCGGATGCCCAAGATAAAAGAAACCACAG CTTGCACCCAGCTCGAGACGGCTGCAGGGGAagactcctcctctgctctctccaacGAGGTCaacgccaccgccaccaccacctcaccaccatCATTAACCAGTAGCAGCAGCACAGAGTCCAATGTGCCCAGTGCCACAAAGCAGCAGGGGTGCCCCTGCACTGAGCCCATCCCATGCCGCGCCCAGGCTTTCCCTTCAAGCTTATACCCATGTGACCCTATTACAGGCAGCCTCAGGAAGCCACCGCAGCAAAGGGGTCGGATGCTGAGAAGGAGCTGCAGCAGCATCACGCCGGGCTCTAGGAGCCTCGAAGCGCTGTTGGAGAAAACCAAAGCCACGCTGAGTGGGAGGAGTGCCCAGACTGTCCAGTCACCCGACGATCCCTCCAAGCCACAGAGGAGATTTTCTTTTTCCAAGACACTTTCCAAGAGCTTGTCCCAGGGATCAGTATGGTCCGTTAGATCAGTTAGCTCTCAGTCCTCTGGCAGGAGGCTCTTCAGAGGTTCCTCTATCATGCTGCCAGCATCATTGGATGCCAAGCAGCTCCAAGCCGTGCCACCACCCAGACTGGACAGCAGCACCTGGATGAGGTGTCATGGGCCCTTCACACACTGCTTCCCCAAGAGGAAGACCaacactgatgatgatgatgatgacgatgaagtCGGAGGTGGAGCAGGAGAAATCCCCACCTCCCAGCCATTCTCTGGGGGTCAGAAGGCACAGTCACTCCCTACCAGCCCCAGTGTTGACGCAGAGAACACAGTCTCTTTGTACGCCTCTGGATCTGAACCCTCCGCTGTGGCTGAACAGCTCAACATGGCCAGTGGTGTGACTGTGAGCGGCATGAGCCTGGAAGCAAAGCTGAGCCGTGTGAACTTACTGAAGGGAAAGACCTACACCCTCCCCCAGGGGTTCTCAGATGCACAGAGAGATGCCCTGGATATGATGGGCCTGGTGCGCTCCGGTGTATGCCAGGGAGGTggccagaggtcagaggtcagtgagTCCGACCTGTGGAGGTTCAGTCAGCTGCTCTCCATGGAGGCCCTAGAGCTGGGCAGCGCCTGCAATCACATGGCCCTGGTGCAAGGCAGCCCCCAGGAGACCCTACTCACCCTGACTCACAGTTTCCACACGGTCTGTTGCTTAACACAGGCCTGCATGTCACTGGTGGAGGGCTTGAGCCCTGAGAGCCGGCAGCGCGAGGTGGTAGCCAAGGTGGACGAGGTCGTCATGAACTATGTGTGTCTGCTCCAGGCTGCTGAAACGGCTTTGGATAGTTCCCCCGATGACCAAAGTGTGAATGCATTGACACGTCACTCCACCACCATGTGTGCTATCGTCAACAGACTGAGTCACTCACTCACAACACTCTACAAGTAA
- the LOC106581916 gene encoding FERM and PDZ domain-containing protein 4 isoform X2, with protein MDVFSFVKMPKLSGHRTKSSGWPPPSGTWSAAHGPSNGWDMATNRDGRDCYINHVSQSSSLEEVRLDGDKFVPPAPRKVEMRRDPVLGFGFVAGSEKPVVVRSVTPGGPSEGRLTPGDEIIMINDEPVSSAPRERVIDLVRSCKESIVLTVVQPYPSPKSAFISAAKKAKLKSNPVKVRFAEEVIINGQVPESVKDNSLLFMPNVLKVYLENGQTKSFKFDSNTSIKDVILTLQEKLSVKSIEHFSLMLEHRNEGSASKLMILHEQEMLTQVTQRPGAHKMKCFFRISFVPKDPVDLLRRDAVAFEYLYVQSCNDVVLERFGSELKYDTALRLAALQMYILTINTKQSQKVSLKYIEKEWGLALFLPPAVLSSMKEKNIKKALTHILKTNQNLVPPGKKLSALQAKVHYLKYLSDLRLYGGRVFKSILLQGEKHTEVTLLVGPRYGISHVINTKTNLVALLADFSHVNRIEMYTEDEKNVRVELHVLDVKPITLLMESTDAMNLACLTAGYYRLLVDSRRSIFNMAKTGNADTGHDCRVKQNYQAIEWAYSTSFRGCEEHQHHNNQRCTSREPSSNRDSDCMDHGRSESDMSPVYITEIQQPPQNNMHMAERVDTRGGTRGPTHPQPYLCAPRPKAQDSPRSAKVSFIFGDPPLDSVNPQNLGYQRLMDEVPEVLHDNSPMYERLEEDYKSKDPMGIDGEGYPYGAKIFGNTECIEEPLLHDICYADTTDADEDEDDISCEEDMGLMGDLDKATFLSLSGSSDDIIDLTSLPPPPEGKDEEDNEDVLLHSLNLAIAAPPPGFRDSSDEDEQHGGAQGHVRKGQGTRDDIPVSLIDSVPTQGEEGPEVEGALDDAVVSTLQALEALAASEEQSPHPQSENSTGVEISRAFSPESSSDSGNETNSSEMTESSELVAAQKLSETHLRLYVATAEGYHTLTEEKTEFPITPCEGKVALAIKQNPQETWEGGEEEEEGAKSSAVSSTQILHSDGGEMEPETMETKSLTDYFNKLHMGSVMRKQPGKPSDTEGRIQGDNDDSTEKRHSNIQNSNRGDPPKYNSDPPKYNAILREPPYMNQFELGRTPYPYREKPPRYHQPPENKMADNLSPDCVSDSQASHSDRGTIKGDKQDSNERSLRLDSHSRSPAKVPHSSEEANLPSSDPQQQQTRVPSAEQDVTRLHEYHLSKRMSLLQGSEGIHSLQSSQCSSIDAGCSSGSSSCVTPMDSPLCTGENMHLLSESSLKGLGYISGEEKAYGTQGQGTQQGKARHQTIDPTLLRKIHAATSAEPGFGTIRGDGCHRMPKIKETTACTQLETAAGEDSSSALSNEVNATATTTSPPSLTSSSSTESNVPSATKQQGCPCTEPIPCRAQAFPSSLYPCDPITGSLRKPPQQRGRMLRRSCSSITPGSRSLEALLEKTKATLSGRSAQTVQSPDDPSKPQRRFSFSKTLSKSLSQGSVWSVRSVSSQSSGRRLFRGSSIMLPASLDAKQLQAVPPPRLDSSTWMRCHGPFTHCFPKRKTNTDDDDDDDEVGGGAGEIPTSQPFSGGQKAQSLPTSPSVDAENTVSLYASGSEPSAVAEQLNMASGVTVSGMSLEAKLSRVNLLKGKTYTLPQGFSDAQRDALDMMGLVRSGVCQGGGQRSEVSESDLWRFSQLLSMEALELGSACNHMALVQGSPQETLLTLTHSFHTVCCLTQACMSLVEGLSPESRQREVVAKVDEVVMNYVCLLQAAETALDSSPDDQSVNALTRHSTTMCAIVNRLSHSLTTLYK; from the exons cCACAGGACCAAGTCATCAGGCTGGCCACCTCCTTCTGGCACCTGGAGCGCCGCTCATGGACCCTCCAATGGATGGGATATGGCCACCAATAGAGACGGACGAGACTGCTACATCAA CCACGTGTCCCAAAGCAGCTCCCTGGAGGAGGTTCGCCTGGACGGGGACAAGTTTGTACCTCCAGCCCCCCGCAAGGTGGAGATGAGACGAGATCCAGTCCTGGGCTTTGGCTTTGTGGCAGGCAGTGAGAAACCTGTGGTGGTCCGGTCAGTCACACCAG GAGGTCCCTCTGAGGGCAGACTGACCCCAGGAGACGAGATCATCATGATTAATGATGAGCCGGTTAGCTCCGCCCCCAGGGAGAGGGTCATCGACCTCGTCAG GAGCTGCAAGGAATCCATTGTTTTGACAGTGGTTCAACCGTACCCA TCTCCCAAATCTGCGTTCATCAGTGCAGCCAAGAAGGCCAAGTTAAAGTCTAATCCAGTGAAAGTCCGCTTTGCAGAGGAGGTCATCATTAATGGACAGGTCCCA GAATCTGTGAAGGACAACTCTCTACTCTTCATGCCAAATGTTCTGAAGGTGTACCTGGAGAACGGACAGACCAAATCCTTCAAGTTTGACAGTAACACATCCATTAAG GATGTCATCTTGACCCTGCAAGAGAAGCTCTCCGTTAAGAGTATTGAACACTTCTCGCTGATGCTGGAGCACAGAAACGAGGGCTCGGCCAGCAAACTCATGATCCTCCACGAGCAGGAGATGTTAACTCAG GTGACACAGAGACCAGGGGCACACAAGATGAAATGCTTCTTCCGCATCAGCTTTGTCCCAAAGGACCCCGTTGACCTGCTCAGGAGAGATGCAGTCGCATTTGAATACCTCTATGTTCAG AGCTGTAATGACGTGGTGCTGGAGCGATTTGGGTCAGAGCTGAAATACGACACGGCCCTGCGTCTGGCTGCCCTGCAGATGTACATCCTCACCATCAACACCAAGCAGTCACAGAAAGTCTCGCTCAAATACATTGA GAAGGAGTGGGGTTTGGCACTGTTTCTCCCTCCTGCAGTACTGTCCAGCATGAAAGAGAAGAACATCAAGAAAGCCCTAACACACATTCTCAAAACCAACCAGAATCTGGTACCTCCTGGAAAAAAG CTGTCAGCATTACAGGCCAAGGTCCACTATCTGAAGTATCTCAGTGACCTGAGACTGTACGGAGGACGGGTTTTTAAATCTATACTGCTG CAAGGAGAGAAGCACACAGAGGTAACCCTTCTAGTTGGTCCAAGGTATGGCATCAGTCATGTGATCAACACCAAGACTAACCTGGTTGCGCTGCTGGCGGACTTCAGCCACGTCAACCGCATCGAGATGTACACAGAGGATGAGAAGAACGTCAGGGTAGAGCTACATGTTCTGGATGTGAAG CCCATCACTCTGCTAATGGAGTCCACTGATGCGATGAATCTGGCCTGTTTGACTGCTGGATACTACAGACTACTAGTGGACTCTCGCCGTTCCATCTTCAACATGGCAAAAACAGGGAACGCAGACACCG GCCATGACTGCAGAGTAAAGCAGAACTATCAGGCTATAGAGTGGGCGTACAGCACCTCCTTTAGAGGGTGTGAGGAGCACCAGCACCACAACAACCAGCGGTGTACGTCCAGGGAGCCCTCCTCTAACAGAGACTCAGACTGCATGGACCATGGGAGGAGTGAGAGTGACATGTCCCCCGTCTATATCACTGAGATCCAGCAGCCGCCCCAGAACAACATGCACATGGCAGAGAGGGTAGATACCAGAGGGGGGACCAGAGGCCCAACACACCCCCAGCCCTACCTCTGTGCCCCCAGACCCAAAGCCCAGGACTCCCCCCGCAGTGCCAAGGTCTCCTTCATCTTTGGGGATCCACCGTTAGACAGTGTGAACCCCCAGAACCTTGGCTACCAGAGGCTGATGGACGAAGTCCCAGAGGTTCTACATGACAACAGCCCCATGTATGAGCGACTAGAGGAGGACTACAAGAGCAAGGATCCCATGGGGATAGACGGGGAGGGCTATCCGTACGGCGCCAAAATCTTCGGCAACACCGAGTGCATTGAGGAGCCGCTGCTGCACGACATCTGCTACGCCGACACCACGGACGCCGACGAGGACGAGGATGACATCAGCTGCGAGGAGGACATGGGGCTGATGGGGGATCTGGACAAGGCCACGTTCCTCTCGCTCTCAGGGTCCAGCGATGACATCATCGACCTGACCTCCCTGCCCCCGCCGCCAGAGGGTAAAGATGAGGAGGATAACGAGGATGTATTGCTTCACTCCCTCAACTTGGCCATCGCAGCCCCACCCCCAGGCTTTAGGGACAGCTCTGATGAGGATGAGCAGCACGGAGGGGCCCAGGGGCATGTCAGAAAGGGCCAGGGGACCCGTGACGATATCCCTGTATCCCTCATAGACTCAGTCCCCACACAGGGGGAGGAGGGCCCAGAGGTGGAGGGGGCCCTGGACGATGCTGTGGTGTCCACCTTACAGGCACTGGAGGCCCTTGCGGCTTCTGAGGAGCAGAGCCCACACCCACAGTCAGAAAATAGCACAG GTGTAGAAATATCAAGGGCCTTTAGCCCCGAGTCCTCATCGGACTCTGGCAACGAAACTAACTCCTCAGAGATGACGGAGAGTTCAGAGCTGGTCGCTGCCCAGAAACTCTCTGAAACCCATCTGAGACTCTATGTGGCCACTGCTGAGGGCTACCACACTCTGACTGAGGAGAAAACAGAGTTTCCCATAACACCTTGTGAAGGAAAGGTCGCCCTGGCCATAAAGCAGAACCCTCAGGAGAcctgggaggggggggaggaggaggaggagggggccaAGTCCTCAGCTGTGTCCTCCACCCAGATCCTCCACtcagatgggggagagatggagccAGAGACCATGGAGACCAAGTCCCTCACCGACTATTTCAACAAACTGCACATGGGCTCTGTGATGAGAAAGCAGCCAGGGAAGCCGAGTGACACTGAGGGCAGGATTCAGGGAGATAACGATGACTCAACAGAAAAACGACACAGCAACATCCAGAACTCAAATAGAGGGGATCCACCCAAATATAATTCAGACCCACCCAAATATAATGCTATTCTAAGGGAACCTCCATACATGAACCAATTCGAATTGGGGCGAACACCCTATCCGTATCGAGAGAAGCCCCCAAGATATCACCAGCCTCCTGAAAACAAAATGGCAGACAATCTTTCCCCAGACTGTGTGAGTGATTCACAAGCCTCGCACTCTGATAGGGGAACAATTAAGGGAGATAAGCAGGACTCAAATGAGAGAAGCCTGCGGTTAGACTCTCATTCCCGCTCCCCCGCCAAAGTCCCCCACAGTAGTGAGGAAGCCAATTTACCCAGCAGCGACCCACAGCAGCAGCAGACGAGGGTCCCCTCAGCCGAGCAGGATGTTACACGGTTACACGAGTATCACCTGAGTAAGCGCATGTCATTGTTACAGGGCAGCGAGGGCATCCACTCCCTCCAGAGCTCCCAGTGCTCCTCCATAGATGCTGGCTGCAGTTCAGGAAGCAGTAGCTGTGTCACTCCCATGGACTCTCCCCTCTGCACTGGAGAAAACATGCATCTGCTCTCAGAGTCTTCCCTCAAGGGGCTGGGCTATATTAGTGGGGAGGAGAAGGCCTATGGCACCCAAGGCCAGGGGACACAGCAGGGCAAGGCTAGACATCAGACCATAGATCCCACCCTGCTGAGGAAAATCCACGCAGCCACCAGTGCCGAGCCTGGATTCGGTACCATACGAGGAGATGGCTGCCACCGGATGCCCAAGATAAAAGAAACCACAG CTTGCACCCAGCTCGAGACGGCTGCAGGGGAagactcctcctctgctctctccaacGAGGTCaacgccaccgccaccaccacctcaccaccatCATTAACCAGTAGCAGCAGCACAGAGTCCAATGTGCCCAGTGCCACAAAGCAGCAGGGGTGCCCCTGCACTGAGCCCATCCCATGCCGCGCCCAGGCTTTCCCTTCAAGCTTATACCCATGTGACCCTATTACAGGCAGCCTCAGGAAGCCACCGCAGCAAAGGGGTCGGATGCTGAGAAGGAGCTGCAGCAGCATCACGCCGGGCTCTAGGAGCCTCGAAGCGCTGTTGGAGAAAACCAAAGCCACGCTGAGTGGGAGGAGTGCCCAGACTGTCCAGTCACCCGACGATCCCTCCAAGCCACAGAGGAGATTTTCTTTTTCCAAGACACTTTCCAAGAGCTTGTCCCAGGGATCAGTATGGTCCGTTAGATCAGTTAGCTCTCAGTCCTCTGGCAGGAGGCTCTTCAGAGGTTCCTCTATCATGCTGCCAGCATCATTGGATGCCAAGCAGCTCCAAGCCGTGCCACCACCCAGACTGGACAGCAGCACCTGGATGAGGTGTCATGGGCCCTTCACACACTGCTTCCCCAAGAGGAAGACCaacactgatgatgatgatgatgacgatgaagtCGGAGGTGGAGCAGGAGAAATCCCCACCTCCCAGCCATTCTCTGGGGGTCAGAAGGCACAGTCACTCCCTACCAGCCCCAGTGTTGACGCAGAGAACACAGTCTCTTTGTACGCCTCTGGATCTGAACCCTCCGCTGTGGCTGAACAGCTCAACATGGCCAGTGGTGTGACTGTGAGCGGCATGAGCCTGGAAGCAAAGCTGAGCCGTGTGAACTTACTGAAGGGAAAGACCTACACCCTCCCCCAGGGGTTCTCAGATGCACAGAGAGATGCCCTGGATATGATGGGCCTGGTGCGCTCCGGTGTATGCCAGGGAGGTggccagaggtcagaggtcagtgagTCCGACCTGTGGAGGTTCAGTCAGCTGCTCTCCATGGAGGCCCTAGAGCTGGGCAGCGCCTGCAATCACATGGCCCTGGTGCAAGGCAGCCCCCAGGAGACCCTACTCACCCTGACTCACAGTTTCCACACGGTCTGTTGCTTAACACAGGCCTGCATGTCACTGGTGGAGGGCTTGAGCCCTGAGAGCCGGCAGCGCGAGGTGGTAGCCAAGGTGGACGAGGTCGTCATGAACTATGTGTGTCTGCTCCAGGCTGCTGAAACGGCTTTGGATAGTTCCCCCGATGACCAAAGTGTGAATGCATTGACACGTCACTCCACCACCATGTGTGCTATCGTCAACAGACTGAGTCACTCACTCACAACACTCTACAAGTAA